The genomic stretch ATGGAATTGCTTTTTACTTTTTACATTGACCAGCACATGATTAAGGGCAAAAGtggaacaaaagaaaatttttttttatgaagtGTACTATACATAAAAAAGCACGTATCCCCAAACATGACTAAATCTATAGATAGAGGGAGtagtatttaattttttatgggCTTAGGGACTGGATCAAATTATAATGCTGAGATCTTGGACTTGACTGGAGCCAATTGTTTTGGGGAACATCGATTAGGCCTTACCTATTTGGTCTAGCTCAATAATCAAATGATTTTAGATTCCAAGGTATACCTCGGGCGCAAAATCACAGTAGTTTTAATTATGGGTATGATCCGAAATGTAAAGTACATCTGATGattttttaaaagtaaaaaaaaaaaattataatctataatctatcaaaattaattttaattatctttttataaTCAGATTGTGTATAATATAAAACAAATGAGAACGAGGCCTATGCTTAAAACAGAAGAGACCAAGGCCtatcctttttaatttttaattggTGTTTCGTGAACCCTCCTTTTCTTCATGGGCCAGATTATATCCACGGTTTCAACTGCAGTGCTGTCCCTATTCCCTATTCTTATGGACCCCGAACGAGCGGAGTTTTGCTAGGCCCAAATATGAAGGGCCTTATAATTCGGTTACCAAATCAGAAACACCGTTGTACGACATATCCAAAAACTTTAACCCAAGTTTCATGATCTGGCCCAAGTTTCATCAACCCAACTTTAACCAAGGCCTATCCTCTTATAGTTATGGTGTGCAGCTATAATTTTGAAACCacatagaaaaggaaaaaacatattgcaaaaatatcaagatgGTGAAAAGGTGCATCTTATTTAGGGCAATGTAGCTTTTAATAATGAGCTGCATGATATCTTCCTAAACTTGACAAAGAATACGAGTTATTTTTACCCGAATATACTTATAATACATTTTGTTCGTATTTACTTTCCAAAATATTATTGGAGTAGTTTTTGACTGTTTTTAAGTTTTTTATAGAGTGTCAAATATGGGGCTTATTTgaaacctgagttttttggaagtttgtctaaaactttactgtagtgcactgtagaagtttttgtaaggtgaaaaacttttttttccttttttttttctttctttttctctttctctttctttttctttctttcctttttcttttcttttctctcttcttctttttcttcgtCTTCCTTCTCCCTCCCCCGTTACCTCTACCTTCCCAGTTCCCAGCAGCCATGGCCCTAccatgttttttctttttctttttctttctttctttcctttttcttttctttcctctcttcttcttcttccttccttcccCTTCCCTCTTCCCTCGCGGTACCAGACGAACCAGCAGCCCCTCtccccaaatttttttttctttttctcttcccctcttctccctctctgcTCCCCTCTCCCCCTCTACTCCCCTTCACCATCCCCTCTCCCTCCCAAAGCAGAGAACCAGCAGCCATGGCacctacaatttttttttttttgctttttctctccccTCTTCTCCATCTCCCTCTCCCATTCTCCTCCCCTTTCCTACTCCCCTCCCCTTCGATCTGGTACCGTGCGACCAGGTCGCAGCTAAGGAAGCGGGAGGGTGGCCAGGGAGGGGAGGGAAgaagagggggagggggagagggagggggaaaaaaaaaaggggtagGCCGGCGCCGGAAACAGCGGCGCAGGTGGTGGTGGTCGGCGGTGGAGGGGTGGTTGGCGATGAAGGTGTGGTGGATAGGGGTgggggagaaagaagaagaaaagatgaaattttttgtgtattagatatTTTGAACTGTGTAGGTTATAAAATTTAATAAGTTTTTTTGGATTCCTgtagttaaagttgttaaaaaactaataGCTAAAAAACTTGGCCAAAAAATTCGGTTCCAAACAAGCCCATGATACAAGAGTGTTTGgataacaaatttttttaaatattaggtctgtttggattgtaagttatttggaattatttgggatattttaactgtagcactttttgtgatgtgatgtatatgagataaaaaaatattgggaagataaaaaggtgtattggaaattgtaaagatgatgtaagcaaataaaattggggaaatatgaagcaatccaaacaaatttcgCTTTTATCACAAATATATGttttaattcatatttttatttatttttttatctcatatacatcacatcacaaaaaatattatattaattattctaaataatatttcaaataatattctgtccaattgttttctcaaaaaattacTCCTATCAATCAAATATCAAATGTGAATGTCGGCATGACGTTATGTCACTTGAAAGAACTACCAAAGTCAATTCATTGTACTGGCCGCTCGGTGACGAATATACTGTCCAGACCCCAAAGTACTCTGACACCAGATGAACCGACCACCCACAAACACAAACCCCCCAACTCTCATTCAACACGTTGGAAGCTCACGCACCAACTTCTGACAACGCGCATAAACAAAAGACTAATCCAACAATTCACACACACatacccccaaaaaaaaaaggacactctacttttcattttccttttctgtCAAACTAGTTATACATACAGTAGTATATCATCCGCTTTAAATTCCGAAACaaatgttcttcttcttctctctctctctttttttttttttttttacttttttctcaaaataggATTACACACAATATATCATCATATTTGAaatttgcaaataaattttacatggattaatttttctagCATCGTAAATTTAAACTTTTCTTTATATCAACAAGTTTAAGCATATGAAacgtaatttttattttaattgaatCTCTTTTTTTCACACATGTGACATGCATTTAGGTTGccaatgaaaaatattttgcatTGATAGTATAAGAAACATTTATCCTATCAATGAAAATTCTCCAAAATGATCAATGTTATGTAAGTTGGATTAGGCAGGACATAAAATTACAATTAAAGTAAACTTAAAGGTAGCATATCAATTATAATCGTGCCTCACAATTATAAAAGAAAGAGTATATTTTTAGTGACTAGATTTTGTCAAACTTTTTAGAAAGGGCATTTTATAGAAAAGAGAATACGAAGAATGAAAATTCATAAGTAATAAATAAGTTTTAAGAAATCTGTAGATGCGCATGTGTCTATTTCAAAATGTAATTCAGATATATATTTTGTATTCATTAAAATGCATATTTATATTCAATACGGTACACATTGTTATGAAGATAATATAATCATTTAGTAATAAATTTGTAAGttaaattttatgagcagtACACATATACTCCACTTACAAATTTGTAAAGGCTTACATCTTGCTTATAAATTTTCAATCTTCCTATAcctttttttcccaaaaaaatgGAAGGTTGTTTTtgcaagaatatatatatatatatatatatatatatacggcCAAGGCAGGATAGGAAATGAGAACATATTACCATTAATGCATGCATGAATCTTGTGCTTTGTTGGCCGGCCGGAAGACATAAATACTCCCGCGTATCTTGAAGTAACAAGAAAGCGAGTGTAACCGGCTCACACAACCAACCACTAACCAACTTTCAACTTTCCTTCTTCTCCATTCTTCGCATCCTTTCCCTTGCTTGCTTTGTCCTTGCTCTTCTACACGGCACTTAGATTTCACCTACCAACACACACTTGCGGTGAATCCGATTTATGTCAGAGAGAGATTTCAGGAGAGGAGTTCCGGTGAACCGGAGAGTTAAAACCAGACCACCGCATCCCTCACTGTCACCTTCTCCGTCCCCGTCCCCGGCACCGGCGACTCGCCGGAGGAGAAGTAGTCTTGAAGTTCACCGTCCTCGATCTTCCAAGCTTTCGAGGCGGCTTGAGAATTTTAAGAGATGCAATTCGGAGCCGGCTCTATTCAGAgctggaggaggaggaggagaacaTTTTGGTCAACGGAGTTTGGCTTCGCCGGAGGCTGAGGGAGTATTTTACCGACCTCAGACTTGTGCTGACATCTTCTCGGCATCTTCGGACAATATATTGTTGCCTCAGTCTCCGCGAATATCTTTGGAGGTATCAAGATCAATTTCACTGGATATAAGAAATAGTTTGCTAATTTGGTTTCCGTTGCTGTTTGTGTTTTATCATTATTTTATGCCGATAGTTCTGCTTATTGAATGAATATTTTtacttccttttttcttttgagattTGGATGAAATATATGATACTCATTTAATGCGGTTGatattttaattgcttatgcGGATGTTAAATACATCTTGTACTGAAATAAGCACTATCATCACTTACATATCCAAAAATGaccaaagaaaaaaagggatGAAGAAGAAGATCAAAAGGTGAGGTATGGCTCACCTCGATCAGAGTTGGGTTCTGATATTCGATTGGGACGAATTAGTGaaatgaaaattatttcttaatttctgtCTATCGTTCGATAAATAGAATATGTTGAACAGTGAATCTATCATAAGCagtgaacaaattcttgaagatTAGGTGATATGTTTTGACTCTTGACGAATGCTCTGGCGGTTGAGCAGTTTTGAAATCCCAACGTGTAGCCCATATGACTTTAATTGATGATTGCAAGAATGAGATTTGTTTCAGATGCTTGAAATTTGTAGAATCATGTGAATTGGCTAGTGCTCACGTCAAATTTTTATGCAATTCTGTGAAAATATGCAGGACTGTGCCTTAACTGTTGCCAGGGTACCACCTTGATGTCTAAATTGAGTAAGAAATTTGGGTTTGCAGGGAATGGGATACAGCAAGGATGCCAAGGTGGTGGTTAATGTGACAGTTGAGGGAAGCCCTGGACCAATTCGAGCTATGGTCAAATTGGGTTCAAGCGTGGAGGAGACAATTAAGCTTGTTATCGACAAATATGGTGAAGAAGGTCGCACTCCTCGTCTTGATAAAGATGCGACTACAACCTTTGAGTTGCACCACTCCTACTTCAGCCTTCAGAGTAAGTTCAACATATTGACCCCATGCTTCTTTTCTCTACACTAATTTCTTGGTACTTGACTTGTTCCAAATAGGGTGACGTCACAGAAAGGGAAAAACAAACTAGGATACAAGCATGTTTGAAAGTTATTGAGAGATTAATTCAACCAAAGATGTTTTTGTATGTTGTATGCAATGACAAACAAGAGTATCTTCCACAATGCAAATTTTGATTGTCAGGGATTGGGATTTACATGGAAGTCATAAAATAAGTGATAGAATTTATTTCATCTTTATACAAGCGggcaaaattttgaaatctgTAGGCTAATTTGTCCCTTCAGGTGGCATTGTAAGCCTTTACTGTTGCGACAAGGGTCTGAATATAGTATATACCAAAGGCAACAGTTTCCTTTTGCAAGCTCGCATGTTTCTGAGTCTTAGAACCGATTGTTGTGTCTATTATAAAATCTTTAATTTCTTTCTCCAGCTATCTGATTCCGATACAATCGTTTTTATCTTGTATAGGCTTGAATAAACTTGATGCAATTGGGGATTCTGGTAGAAGAAGCTTCTACCTTAGAAAGAATAGCAGCGGTCGAAGTAGTAATGCCTCATTAACTCCATATGGTCTGTCCCGTAATGCGGGCTCTCACCTGCCCGGTTCTTCCTCAATCTGCCTTCAGAGTTTTATTTGTAGGAAGATTAACAAATTCATGAGAAGAATGAATAAGCTTTGGAAGCTCTTGGGCTGCATGAACGGTAACAGATAACTACATACAGTTCCCCTTGTCAGAGCAACGTTGTTTTAGATATGTTGCTCTCTGAACCGGGGAAGGCGTGCCTTTTCATTTTCTGTATTTTCTCATTTCTGCTTGGGGTGTGGCTTTATCTACAAGATAGAGCTGGAAGATCAAAGTTGCGTTGTGTTGAAGAATAGCTAATAATGGTTCACTCAAGTGGACTACAGGGGCTGATTTTTCAGAGCTGCTGTAACTTTTGCGGTGAGGTTGTTGGTAAACGAGCCGCCCAAAGATGTGAATAATAACATGGTGTGATATTAGTAACTGCAACCATAGCAATAGCTGCTGTACATAGTGTACAATGTCAAAGGATGAGATCCAAGGAACAGAGGAAGTGCTGCAAGTGGAAGTGAGCGTAAGCTTAGCACAATCGAGTTCATTTTTCTTGTTAAAATGTGAATTCAAAACAGTAACTCCGATctgtttatgtttattaaattgcTTACTTCGATATCCGATGACAGTAATTGTTCATCAAGAAAAAAGTGTTTTGTCTCTATTGCAAGCATTAAGTATGACGACTtcgaatgaaaaaaaaaaaacccccttTCACTTAGTTGATCATCCTGCATTAACTTTGTCATTGAACTTGTAAAATCTATTGCTTTGTTTTTCAGAAAAATAAGCAACACTTATtggactaaaaaaaaaaaaaaagtcctatTGGGAGTCACTACCTATTGGACTAATTTTGGAAGTCACGGCCTGACCTGCTGGACACTAATTTTGCACGTGAGGGTGAGGATTCTTAATTGCCACGAGTGCTTTATCAACCAAATAGAAGTGTTTGCATTTTTCCTGCACACGACCACGTCTCTTGGTAGCTCCCAGTGCCAACTCTGATTAATTGTACTGTATCACTAGCTGCCTTCGCTTCAATTAGGGTTTCTGTCCCAATTGGCAGACCATGAAAAAAATCAAAGCCACTCGTTAACTTAACCTCAAATGGTGTATCTGTTCCAATTGGCTAATATCTTCTAGTTCTGTGTTACCCAAATACTACAGGTACTTAGTAGGAAAGGATGCAACGATAGTTAATAACAAAACGGGAAAAAAACAAGAATACCACTTTCCAAGAAGCTTCTCAGCCAATCTCCCTTCATATACAAACACAGAAGTCATAAACATCAAGCCAAATGATTTCACTTTGCCGTATGCTCCATGGATCGCTATAACCTTCTTGAACCTCAACAGCCTAACACCTCCCATCCCATGTACTAAAGCACCATTTAGTTTTACACACCAAGACTTGTCACTCAAATAGAATCAATCTGTCTGCCTTGTGATACATGTATACATCCAGTCCATTCATCCAGCGCCTCACCAGCACGATGTTTTATTTCATAAATTTCTTCTTTTCAACCAAAATGGCTTTTCTATCTCCACCAAAACATCGGAATCCCAAGGTGGCGAATAGCAACTCTGCTGCGGAAGGCGGCAAGGGAAGAGCACTGCTGGAATTCCCGAACCCACGTGCAAAATCCAAAACCCCAGGTGGTATTCCGGATGCTACTGGAAAGCTGGCGTCAGCTGCATGGTTGAGTAATGGGAGGAAGCCGACCAAGTTGTTAATGAATGTGAACCTGCAGAGTAGTTTGGGGCCAGTGCAGGTGGTGATGTCGCAGGAAGACAGCGTTGGGGATTTGATAAAGGCGGTTGTGGATATATATACGAGAGAGAAGAGGCGGCCCTTGTTGACAAGTAGTGATCATCGGATTTATGAGCTTCATTACTCGCAGTTTTGTCTGGAAGGTGAGGTTTATAATTGGGCTAGCTTGAAATTATGTCACTGCCAtgcattatttttgtttatttgcaTGAATGCCTTGTTTTTGCTGCATTATTTAGAGTATGGTTCAGATTATGGTGTGTGAATATTTTAAACATTAATTAGACGTCCTAAAAACCAAGAAATGttgtgagaaaaaaaaatagagagagagagacagggTGTGGTGCTCTCTGTAGGGGTTTGTTTGGAAGTGAAAAGTTAAAACAGGGGGGAAAAATGCTTATCCATTACCAAGTCGtctctgtttggattgtggGTATCAAAGAACATTTTGAACTATGCCAATTTTACGAAATTAATGCTTTTTGGCAGACAGAAGCATAGCTAGTATGTAGAAAGTCGACTTAAGCTCATGATCGATGTTGTTTTCGTTTTAGCCATCAACCAATTCAACCATATTAGATTCATTTCTGTTTCTTTAGCgtttcttttccccttttctttcaaAAAGGATCACAATTAGTGAACGCAATTCCTGTGAATTGCAGGATTGAAACCAGAGGAGAAGCTGAAGAATTTGGGATCGCGAAATTTCTTTCTCTGTCAAAGACCTAGCCATGCTGTGATCAGCATCAGTTCCTCTTGTTCGAACCAGGCTAAGGGAGGGACTCCATTTCCATTGACAAAGCTCATGGATTTCTTACTATAGTTCTTAGTATTTCCCAGCGTTAAATTGTCTACAAAACAAGAACCAGGCTAAGGGAGGGACTCCATTTCCATTGACAAAGCTCATGGATTTCTTACTATAGTTCTTAGTATTTCCCAGCGTTAAATTGTCTACAAAACAAGAACGAAGAACTTGAAAATTTCAATCTCTATCAAGCGAATAAAATTTGCTAGATGTAAATGGTTGCTGTCTAGCTACATATCTTTTATTAACCTCATATGAAACATGAAGCATATACAACATAACCAAGCATTCCTATCCATTCTTCTATGCATATTCCGGAGAGTGTGATATAAACAATGTGGGGAAATCAATTAGTGACATAAAAAACACCCTTAACATCTACCATTTAATGGATTCAAGTACACAAATTTCAGTGCTTAATTCTATCTTCCACAAAGACTCAATCTTTGTAGCCACAAATTAAGTAATAAGATCGCTAAAAGATTGAAAATGCTAGACAGCCGGACCACCACCAGTTTGATCAGACCAGGCATCGATTGTGTCATTATCCTTGAGGCCAAGATCATCCGCTGTGGCGGAGCATTTTACCTTAATCCCATTGAAAGTGAACCTTATGGCATCGTAGTCCAGTTTCAGATAATTGCAATACTCAAGCATCACATCACGAAGTGGACGATCCCGCTTGATCCTGAAGTAAACTTCGTGCTCATCCACCCTCTTAATCCTAATGATAACAGAGTTTTTATACGTTTTAACCTCCATCACTTTTCACTTTCAATCAATTGCCAAGAAAAAGTAAAGAGACAGATGATATCAGTAGAGTGTCAGTCGGGATAATATAAGAGCTAGCATGGTCTGTTTAGATACCCCAAGCTTTTTGGGAATGACAAGAGGCACGCACTCGATAGTAATTGGTTCGAACTTCAATGCATTGGAAAACTGAAGAGCATTATCACTAATTACTCAGAAGAAGAGAAGTAAACCTAAAAGTTGAGTCTTGAATGATTTTAGACATATAACCCTCATGTGGTATGCGAAAATGTCTAGAATAGATTTCCATCGAGATTTGAGAATAGTATGGAAAAAATTTTATCACTCCAGAATCCAGTGCACAAGCCATAATGGAATGTCCATTCAGTTTTTAATATTCGTATAACCAATATTTTGATGTCCTTCTATGTCAAAATGAAATACAATAAATGCAAATTTGACTCATTTACCCTGAATTAGTTTATAGGACATAACATATTTTAATACTTTTTGTGTTATTTATTCTATAATGATATTCATTCTTCAATTGTAATCTTTGATTCATTCTAACGTTTAGATTTTTTATGTTAAAGTTTTGCATCTACTACCAAATATAACTAGCAATGTAAAATAacaattataatttatttttaataaaaaaattcttACACAATTGTTCAAAAATCCAAGGTTTACTAGACAAAGATATTTtaaatacaagaaaaattcTTTGTTATGAAAAATTACATTCAAACATTAATTAGCTTACAAATAGATTAAGATATGGCAATATAAAGATAAACTTGACATTTTACTATTTTGACATTCTAGAATGGAGGTCGAAAGAGTTTTctctatatatatttttttaattttgaagaATAGCCTAATAGGattccaaaaaatttttttggaatgAGCATTTTAGAGAGAAAGGGTTTACCCACTTAAATGATTTATACCAAATAGTGGAATGAAACGGACAAATTTAAAAAGCACCTCTTTTTCAGACCATTCTTACGTATCAAAAACTAAGGGATAGGgtaataaaaatttgttcagcAGCTCTATAAAGATAAGATGGGTATTTAGAAAAATTGTAATAGGCTTCTTGCAAGTTTCTCACCTTCTAAAACTGTAGCTTCATAAAATTCTCACTTAAAATTTTGTAAACTTTTTATAAAATGTAGCTTCATTTTCATCCTTCTAAATCGGGTCTTTTACTTCCTTTTCTACCACACTAAAATTCCCATACGAGTGAGAAGTCAAGTTTCCTTTCGTGAGCGATATGGATTGTTCACGAGTCATGACTCCTATATCATGTGGTGTTTCATTGGGGTTCAAATATCATAACTACCATTTTCTTGGATTATAAAGGATTAATTAGGGTCCAAATTTCATAGCTACCATTTGTAACGCTTATCCACTCATTCTGTACCTTTTATTAGGAGCACTTAGAGAAAAAAAGGCAATCATTTGCAAGTAATTATGGCTTTGTCCTCagttgttttaaattttataaaatttgattATAGAGAATAATCAGAATTAGCAAAAGCTACTCTTAGGATAATtatagattttaatttttttggtcaTTAAAAAAATCTATAATCAGACTACAAAAGCAACGTAGAACATCACAAAAACTGATTAtccaaaatcaaaatttataattagtTAAAATAATTAATCAAGAACATGCCCTATGTATTTGAAGAAAATAGAACTATTAGTAAGATAGCATAGTAACATTATTTTGTTGAAGGGATGGAAGTGTGACAGGGTTACTGATATGATTTTATTCTTTATCTGATTGGTTTCTAAAACACAAAAATAGTCACCCTTTTATTCAACCCGTTCTTGACCGGTTCAattaattatttgattttttaactGAATCGGATCGGAGGcatccggttttcaaaacatttgaATTGAACCTATCTCATAATCTTGGGATAATGTAATCCTAGATGAGATGACCTTTATAATTTACTTGAACTAATTGGGAACCACTTAAGATGGAGTTTATTTACTATTAATTTTTCCGACAAGCTAAATCACAAGAGTGTATAAATACAAGAGAAAATAATAAAGTGTGTGGATTCATATTGTGAGTTAGTTGAATTTGATTGATGTAATTTAAGTATACCTAaacattataacaaattaacaatctcaaataaaatggaaaaagaaCGCTACAATTATAATTTCCATACAATTCATTCTCCCGATTGGGAAGGAGTCCCAGTCCCAGTCCCAGTTTAAGACTTCTAAGTAGCACTCCACTTACAATAATGTTGGGTCAACTCAAAAAGTTAAAAGACCGCTCCGCTGCGGCTTGAAACTGCGTCGTCTAGACGGCAGAACTCCCACCGTCCCACCTCTTCTTTTCCGATCCTTAACTTTCAACCTCGGCAAAGCCAAACTATTCTGGTACAGAGCCAACATCTAAGTGTAGCCCACTTCGCATCTCCACCTGCTCCTCTGTACCTGTTACCttgtgcttttcttttttctattgcATAAATTCTAGTTCAATAAATACAAGAACAGAAGAGCACTTTGCAATTTAGAAATCTACCATGGGAGATGTGTGGGCGTGGCTACTATTCTTCTTCATAATTATAGGAGTGATCGTCATGGTCGTTTTCCAGGTCAACCAGCTTTAGCCCTTCAACTATGCTAATATTCTTTACATGTACTACTAATGTTTTGAATTCTCaccccttttttttaaattattgtatTAATGGAGATGGAGTTGTGTAGATTCTGCTGGTTTATGAATTAGTGTACGATTTTCTTTGCAGTTTTAGTTGTTGTTTTTGTCCCAAATTATTTGAGGTTATACTTATTTGCATTCTTTTATCTTCCAGTTTGATCAGGAATTTATTTCCAAttgatttgttagaattttttttttttttttttggttattagAGATGTTTCTAAAGCATCCTAAATTCATTTGCAGTGGTGAAAATCAGAATACCTTGCCATAGTGActtcaactttccttctttATGGTACTCTGTGTAGACATCTGTATTCTACCAATTGAAAGTTGCATAGACTTGCTTAAATCTACCCTCAATTCAGAATGCACAAGTCCAGTATTTCTAGTTAAAATTTCTGTGTTTGTATCTTTTCTACGGGGAGTAAATTCATAAACCTTCGCGAATGCAACATTGCTTGAgaattttatgtttaatgtATCTTACTTGAAAATTATGTAAAATGGAATATTGTTAAGTAAGGATGGAGATAGAACTAGAAGTCATTTGCTTGTTCAATAACACAATTCCAAAGTATGACAAcctatttatttttttgcagCTCATGTGCTTGGCGGATCTAGAGTTTGATTATATCAACCCCTATGATTCAGCTTCTAGGATAAACAAAGTGATTTTACCTGAGTTCATTACACAAGGTGTTCTATCCTTGCTCTTCCTTTTGACGGGGCATTGGATCATGGCACTGCTCAGTATTCCATATTTGTACTACAATTTCACATTGTAAGTCTTTACAAACTTGTTTTCTACTTTAAATTATAGCAAATTGATCTTAGTTTTTACTTATAACCGGAAGAAATAAAATTTATCGCTTATCTGAAGTACTGAGTCTTGTTATAATTTCGTTATTCACATTTCTCTTGTGTGCTTACTAGTTTTCTATGTGGTTGTGATACACTTTGTTACTTCTCTCACTTCTTTGTTTGTGTATATAAGATCCATACTATTGTGTTTTTTGGAGATAGAGAAGTTGTAAATGTTTTCAAATAGTACCAATGTGAAATATTGTGCTTATTTTCCGAACCAATAGAATC from Coffea eugenioides isolate CCC68of chromosome 8, Ceug_1.0, whole genome shotgun sequence encodes the following:
- the LOC113781135 gene encoding uncharacterized protein At4g22758; translated protein: MSERDFRRGVPVNRRVKTRPPHPSLSPSPSPSPAPATRRRRSSLEVHRPRSSKLSRRLENFKRCNSEPALFRAGGGGGEHFGQRSLASPEAEGVFYRPQTCADIFSASSDNILLPQSPRISLEGMGYSKDAKVVVNVTVEGSPGPIRAMVKLGSSVEETIKLVIDKYGEEGRTPRLDKDATTTFELHHSYFSLQSLNKLDAIGDSGRRSFYLRKNSSGRSSNASLTPYGLSRNAGSHLPGSSSICLQSFICRKINKFMRRMNKLWKLLGCMNGNR
- the LOC113779618 gene encoding uncharacterized protein LOC113779618 isoform X2, with amino-acid sequence MYTSSPFIQRLTSTMFYFINFFFSTKMAFLSPPKHRNPKVANSNSAAEGGKGRALLEFPNPRAKSKTPGGIPDATGKLASAAWLSNGRKPTKLLMNVNLQSSLGPVQVVMSQEDSVGDLIKAVVDIYTREKRRPLLTSSDHRIYELHYSQFCLEGLKPEEKLKNLGSRNFFLCQRPSHAVISISSSCSNQAKGGTPFPLTKLMDFLL
- the LOC113779618 gene encoding uncharacterized protein LOC113779618 isoform X1, whose product is MYTSSPFIQRLTSTMFYFINFFFSTKMAFLSPPKHRNPKVANSNSAAEGGKGRALLEFPNPRAKSKTPGGIPDATGKLASAAWLSNGRKPTKLLMNVNLQSSLGPVQVVMSQEDSVGDLIKAVVDIYTREKRRPLLTSSDHRIYELHYSQFCLEGLKPEEKLKNLGSRNFFLCQRPSHAVISISSSCSNQAKGGTPFPLTKLMDFLL
- the LOC113779738 gene encoding protein cornichon homolog 4; this encodes MGDVWAWLLFFFIIIGVIVMVVFQLMCLADLEFDYINPYDSASRINKVILPEFITQGVLSLLFLLTGHWIMALLSIPYLYYNFTLYNRREHLIDVTEVFNMLNREKKKRLFKLGYLMLFLFMSLFWLIYSALEDDDHFA